In Oryza sativa Japonica Group chromosome 8, ASM3414082v1, the sequence GATTAACATAGCCTACCAAATAAGATTGCAATTTAGCACTGGGGAACAAGATGCCCTTGACAATCTTGCAAAACATCCTCTGTGATTTCCGCCAACAGATCTGGCTCACAGGACATGTCACAGACTTTCATTCTCTCGCACTCGGCAATGTCTCTGTGAAGCTCTTCAAGAGCTTCATCATCCTCCCTAACTAAGTTGTTCAAGCCAAGAGCGAAGTCATAGTCCTTAGAAGGATCAAAATAGATACTGTCATCCTCACATAAACCCACAAACTCAATAGCCATCTTCTCAGAGATAATAAGTCCTTTACTGTCAATTTCCTGTTTCCCACAAGACATTTCCTCGAAGTCTGTTTCACGCCCTCGGTATGTTCCAATAGCTGGATGCACAATCTTAGTTCCTTTGCACTCACAATGAAAGCACCTACCTGTTCTCGAAAGAATAAAGAACGCTCAGCAGCAAGCcagaaagaaaaatatcaaaattaacTTTTTAATCATTACACAAATTAAACTTCAGATGCATGAATAATTTTGGCTACACAGAAGCTGTCCAAGGATTAGTAGTAGCTAGTAACTTCAGATGCATGAATAATGTTGGCTACACAGAAGCTGTCCAAGGATTAGTAGTACCTAGTGCTGGAGCTGCAAACCAACAACTAGGAGGGTTCATCAGGAATGGAAGGTTCCTTCCCATTTTtatttgtgggttctaggtgaGCTAAAAAGAATGGGAACCAGGGGAAATACTCAAATTAACAAAGTGAAGCTAATGTCCAAGTATGTGGACAATGCAGATCGTGGCACATCAAAGTAACAATGTCAATGGTATCTTACAACTCGAGGAAATACGACTCATATTTAACTGTAGTGCAAGTGCAAAATCATACCAGAATCTGTAGGCGACTCTAGTTCAGCGCAGCATGAAAATAGTGTACCAATATCTTCTTCACCATTGCTGCACTCCAGGAAGAAAAGACTAGGAGCAGTGTTATCACGCTGTGAACCCTTTGGTCTTGCCAGAAAATTCACATGAGCATATGGAAATCCTTTGCGATTCCGAAAGTAACCATATCTGCCATTCTCAGGTACATCAAAATTTGTACCGCAGATGACATGAAGTTCATACTCGGTTCCCTAAAACAAGACAGACAGCTCAGTAAAGATATTTACGAGACTTAGTATTAATATTTGctataataaaaacaaaagaattGGAAGACGAGTACATGAGCTACCCACCTTTTCTTTTGCATATCTCTTCAATGCAGCTTTCACCTTTCTGCAGATGAAATATTGATTAGCCATGAAATTTTGCTGGCTGCGTTTGACCAACTCGTCAGCTCTGGGAACCAATTCAGGAACTGATGGCACAGATTTGGCAGGGTATGATTTCTGTGAAAAATATCTTGAAATGAGCTCCACCTCATTGGAAGTGAGTGTGCGGCTAACCGCTAGCGATGGCTTGTCAATGGGCAACAGCATTGGATGGGTTGACACAGCGAATTCAGCTTGAGCATCAGGATGAGGATGCCATGCCGCGTCTGCTGCTGCCTTGTAAGCATCCTCATGAGAGCAGGATATATCATGATCGCACATTGCTCTAAAAGTGACTTGTTCAAGGTTAGCATTGGAGTGGAAAAGGTACATCATGGCATCGTGTTCAGATAATGCAGGGAAGAGGTTGTGGAGGAAAGCAAGAAGGCCGTTGAGGGAGCGGCACTCAATGCGCACGAGACTGTTGGTGCAGATCATGTCCAGCTTAAGCTCCTCATGTGGAGGGAATGTGGTGTCGTACCAGATGGTGTTGAGGATGATGTTGGAGACACGGTCATTAGCAGGACCAAAGCAATGGCCTGCCTTGAGGAGGCTATGGTGATAGCGTCTGCGCAAATCATCCCTGGGAAGCCGCGCGATCGCTTTGAGGTACAACACATGGATTTTCTCCAGGAGAAGAGTTCTCAGAGTATCTGTGAATTCATGGGGGAACTTGTTCAAGCTGCTGATTCCTTTGATGTAGTGATTCAAGCGAAGAGCCGCCTGCCGGACAGGTTTCGGGAAGTCGGGTGGCTCCTTGAGAGGTTCCTGGAGAAATTCGTGGAGGCGGTGGATGGCATCAAGAGACAGGTAGCATCCATCGGTGAGAATCTGCGAGGAGGCTGATCTCCAAGACGCGAAGCTAGCGAGAGTGATCTGGCTGCAAATGCTGGCGGGTCTGGGTGCGAGGCGGAGATGGCAGCGCAGCGGAGGGCAACCTCTGTGGTTGGGGAGGAGATCGGGAACAGCCTGCCTCCAATTCCCCGAGTGTACTCGATgaggtggacggcggcgagcaggtcGGCCTTGGTGAGCAGGAGGTAGTGCAAGGCCTCCGAGACGGGGAGGTGGCGGAAGTAGCAGATGAGGAAGGTGACGAGGCCCTCGAGCGAGCGCTGCGCGACGGGGACGttcctcctccgctccggcgaGGTCTCGCACCGCCCCATCCTCGGAGGAAAGCAGCGGATGCAGCTGGCATCCGCGGCGATCTCGGACAAAATTGCCTCgtctctccccctcttcctcttcctcgacttcccatcctcctcttcctcctccgacgCCGTGCAGTCGGGCAGGAGGGGTTCGGAGACGGTGTTG encodes:
- the LOC4346152 gene encoding uncharacterized protein isoform X2, which translates into the protein MSATAKGGSDSSAGSSGSTPSSPATGRGGSDSSDANQPSPVKERGVVLSELLGHIHGYYKAALGRLPVEETPALIPPLLDAGVCFGLMDPISNIIVNTVSEPLLPDCTASEEEEEDGKSRKRKRGRDEAILSEIAADASCIRCFPPRMGRCETSPERRRNVPVAQRSLEGLVTFLICYFRHLPVSEALHYLLLTKADLLAAVHLIEYTRGIGGRLFPISSPTTEVALRCAAISASHPDPPAFAARSLSLASRLGDQPPRRFSPMDATCLLMPSTASTNFSRNLSRSHPTSRNLSGRRLFA
- the LOC4346152 gene encoding uncharacterized protein isoform X1 encodes the protein MICTNSLVRIECRSLNGLLAFLHNLFPALSEHDAMMYLFHSNANLEQVTFRAMCDHDISCSHEDAYKAAADAAWHPHPDAQAEFAVSTHPMLLPIDKPSLAVSRTLTSNEVELISRYFSQKSYPAKSVPSVPELVPRADELVKRSQQNFMANQYFICRKVKAALKRYAKEKGTEYELHVICGTNFDVPENGRYGYFRNRKGFPYAHVNFLARPKGSQRDNTAPSLFFLECSNGEEDIGTLFSCCAELESPTDSGRCFHCECKGTKIVHPAIGTYRGRETDFEEMSCGKQEIDSKGLIISEKMAIEFVGLCEDDSIYFDPSKDYDFALGLNNLVREDDEALEELHRDIAECERMKVCDMSCEPDLLAEITEDVLQDCQGHLVPQC